Proteins from a single region of Flavobacterium sp. K5-23:
- a CDS encoding LytTR family DNA-binding domain-containing protein yields the protein MKKLNPSIKHHLLIGIFISVWLFIFAFFIRPFDDGTINFKMWLLISVGFSSIAFLCYGILAVIQKSICQKVLKWNIGFEIVSLIFFQLLFLISTYLYYKSPVLNGGYDFFEFSRIIILKSALISTPIIMLARIYSIKLIPTKDENIIIRGENKLDILKIRKQDLVCVSNSQNYVEIFFIEESQLKTKLIRSTLKKVQYDFAFLVQVHRSHLINPTHFKAWKNQDTISLTQIELPVSKNYKEHLLSL from the coding sequence ATGAAAAAATTAAACCCTTCGATTAAGCATCATTTACTAATAGGAATCTTCATCAGTGTTTGGCTTTTTATTTTCGCTTTTTTCATAAGGCCATTTGACGATGGAACAATAAATTTCAAAATGTGGCTTCTTATAAGTGTTGGCTTTAGCTCGATTGCATTTCTATGCTACGGCATACTTGCTGTAATTCAAAAAAGCATTTGCCAAAAAGTGTTAAAATGGAATATTGGTTTTGAAATCGTAAGCCTTATTTTTTTTCAGCTGCTTTTTTTAATAAGTACATATCTCTATTACAAAAGCCCAGTTCTAAATGGAGGATATGATTTTTTTGAATTTTCAAGGATAATAATTCTTAAATCAGCTTTGATTTCAACTCCGATAATAATGTTAGCCAGGATATATTCAATTAAATTAATCCCAACGAAAGACGAAAACATAATTATTAGAGGAGAAAATAAATTAGATATTTTAAAAATAAGAAAACAGGACTTAGTCTGCGTTTCAAATTCACAAAATTATGTCGAAATTTTCTTTATAGAGGAGAGCCAACTAAAAACAAAATTAATTCGCAGTACGCTTAAAAAAGTTCAGTATGATTTCGCCTTTTTAGTTCAAGTGCATCGTTCCCATTTAATAAATCCAACACATTTTAAGGCTTGGAAAAATCAGGACACCATATCTCTCACTCAAATTGAACTGCCTGTTTCTAAAAATTACAAGGAGCATTTATTGTCCTTATAA
- a CDS encoding DUF2461 domain-containing protein, whose product MKDSTILPSSISFINDLVVNNKRDWFAENKQRYVSAQSNIIDFIDQLIPLMNNHDAIDNVSGKKSLYRIYNDVRFSKDKLPYKPRFAFSLQRSTKLKRGGYYVNIQPSNNFLACGFFSPNPDDLKRIRKDIELNPDEWRKILNSKSIKNNFVELTGNKVPSFPKGFPKDHEAIDLIRHKQFILRHNFTDKEILDPEFVHTVNEIFKSVRVFFDHMSFVLTTDLNGETIV is encoded by the coding sequence ATGAAAGATTCCACTATACTTCCAAGCAGCATTTCCTTTATAAATGATTTAGTTGTAAACAACAAACGGGATTGGTTTGCAGAAAATAAGCAGAGGTATGTTTCGGCACAAAGTAACATTATTGACTTTATAGACCAACTCATACCACTAATGAATAACCACGATGCAATTGATAATGTATCAGGTAAAAAGAGTTTGTATCGTATTTATAATGATGTCCGTTTTAGTAAAGATAAACTGCCATACAAACCTAGATTTGCTTTTAGCCTACAACGATCAACTAAGCTAAAAAGAGGAGGCTATTATGTAAATATTCAACCTAGTAATAATTTCTTGGCTTGTGGTTTCTTCTCCCCTAATCCTGATGACCTAAAAAGAATCAGGAAAGATATTGAGTTGAACCCTGATGAGTGGCGCAAAATTTTAAATTCAAAATCAATCAAAAATAATTTTGTGGAGTTAACAGGTAATAAAGTTCCCTCTTTCCCAAAAGGGTTTCCTAAAGACCACGAAGCCATCGATTTAATTCGGCATAAACAATTTATCTTGAGACATAATTTTACGGATAAAGAAATACTAGATCCTGAATTTGTTCATACTGTAAACGAAATATTCAAATCCGTTCGAGTGTTCTTTGATCATATGAGTTTTGTACTTACCACTGATTTAAATGGAGAAACAATCGTTTAA
- a CDS encoding plasmid maintenance system antidote protein has translation MKTIDIIKGIHPGKMVERELKKRNIIKRQFALSIDEYPQTLGAIIKGSRRMNVDLSLKIEEKLDFEEGFLMTLQVFYDIKEAKKDSNYKPDLSKFRKGVFWDTDFDKIDWKLMKVSIVKRVFAYGNKIEQEEIIRFYGKEEVSKINLLYPELLTR, from the coding sequence ATGAAAACGATTGACATCATAAAAGGAATTCATCCCGGTAAAATGGTAGAACGGGAATTGAAGAAAAGAAACATCATCAAAAGGCAATTTGCGCTTTCTATTGATGAGTATCCTCAAACTTTGGGAGCCATAATAAAAGGGAGTAGGAGGATGAATGTTGATTTATCACTTAAGATAGAAGAGAAATTGGATTTTGAAGAAGGTTTCCTGATGACTCTTCAAGTTTTTTATGATATCAAAGAAGCTAAAAAAGACAGTAATTATAAGCCTGATCTTTCAAAATTTAGAAAAGGAGTGTTCTGGGATACTGATTTTGATAAAATTGACTGGAAATTGATGAAGGTTTCTATAGTGAAACGCGTTTTTGCTTATGGGAATAAGATAGAACAGGAGGAAATCATTCGTTTTTATGGAAAAGAGGAAGTTTCTAAAATTAATTTGTTGTATCCTGAACTTTTAACAAGATAA
- a CDS encoding nucleotidyl transferase AbiEii/AbiGii toxin family protein: MYWNTVSPLLKQVLNDLMKEELFSPFRLVGGTSLSLQIGHRMSVDIDLFTAAEYGSIDFKKIRSFLESKYPYCSSRNLENVAFGTYFDVGNSKEDFVKIDMYYTDEFIFDIVYTNGIRMASENEIIAMKLDVILRGGRKKDFWDLHYYLDKLTIDDMILFYEQRYPYSDCSTIKTQFVNFESADVDFDPICLLDKSWELIKLDFFESLNTNS, encoded by the coding sequence ATGTATTGGAATACAGTTTCCCCATTGCTTAAACAAGTTTTAAATGATTTGATGAAAGAAGAATTATTTTCTCCTTTCAGACTTGTTGGTGGAACGTCTCTTAGTTTGCAAATAGGTCATAGAATGTCTGTTGATATTGATTTATTTACAGCGGCAGAATATGGTTCGATTGATTTTAAGAAGATAAGAAGTTTTCTTGAGAGTAAATATCCATATTGTAGCTCTAGAAATCTTGAGAATGTTGCTTTTGGAACTTATTTTGATGTAGGAAATTCAAAAGAGGATTTTGTAAAAATAGATATGTATTACACAGATGAATTTATTTTCGATATTGTTTATACAAATGGTATTCGAATGGCTTCTGAAAATGAAATTATAGCTATGAAACTGGATGTTATTTTGAGAGGTGGTAGAAAAAAAGATTTTTGGGATTTACATTATTACCTTGATAAATTAACTATTGATGATATGATTTTGTTTTACGAACAACGCTACCCTTATAGTGATTGCTCAACTATTAAAACTCAATTTGTGAATTTTGAATCGGCTGATGTTGATTTTGATCCAATATGTTTATTAGATAAAAGTTGGGAACTTATTAAATTGGACTTTTTTGAAAGTCTCAATACAAATTCCTGA
- the dnaK gene encoding molecular chaperone DnaK, protein MGKIIGIDLGTTNSCVSVMEGNEAVVIPNAEGKRTTPSIIAFVEGGEIKVGDPAKRQAVTNPTKTIASIKRFMGRGFGEVSAEAKRVSYKIVKGDNNTPRVDIDGRLYSAQELSAMTLQKMKKTAEDYLGQTVTEAVITVPAYFNDAQRQATKEAGEIAGLKVMRIINEPTAAALAYGLDKKGTDQKIAVYDLGGGTFDISVLELGDGVFEVLSTNGDTHLGGDDFDHEIIDWLAADFLTEEGIDLRLDPMSLQRLKEAAEKAKIELSSSTETEINLPYVTATASGPKHLVKKLTRAQFEKLTDTLVKRSMAPVARALKDAGLSVSDIDEVILVGGSTRMPRIADEVEKFFGKKASKGVNPDEVVAIGAAIQGGVLSGDVKDVLLLDVTPLSLGIETMGGVMTTLIESNTTIPTKKSQVFSTAADSQPTVELHVLQGARAMAVDNKTIGRFNLDGIPPAPRGVPQIEVTFDIDANGIIKVSATDKGTGKSHDIRIEASSGLTSEEIERMKQDAEANAGADKIARERAEKLNEADGMIFQTETQLKDLGAKLSDDNKVAVEYALTELRMAHQSQDIPAIQTALDNINAAWKTATEAMYAQGEQAQGAEPQAESQGDNVEDVEFEEVK, encoded by the coding sequence ATGGGTAAAATAATCGGAATTGATTTAGGTACGACAAACTCTTGTGTTTCTGTAATGGAAGGTAATGAAGCAGTTGTTATTCCTAACGCAGAAGGAAAAAGAACAACACCATCTATCATCGCTTTTGTTGAAGGTGGCGAAATTAAAGTGGGAGATCCAGCAAAAAGACAAGCGGTAACTAATCCAACTAAGACTATTGCTTCTATTAAACGTTTTATGGGACGTGGTTTTGGTGAAGTTTCGGCTGAAGCAAAAAGAGTTTCTTACAAGATTGTAAAAGGAGACAACAATACACCACGTGTGGATATTGATGGTCGTTTATATTCGGCTCAAGAATTGTCAGCAATGACTCTTCAAAAAATGAAAAAAACTGCTGAAGACTATTTAGGTCAAACAGTTACTGAAGCAGTTATTACTGTTCCTGCTTACTTTAATGATGCACAACGTCAAGCTACGAAAGAAGCTGGTGAAATTGCAGGTCTTAAAGTTATGCGTATAATCAATGAGCCAACTGCTGCGGCACTTGCTTACGGATTAGACAAAAAAGGAACTGATCAAAAAATTGCTGTATACGATTTAGGTGGAGGTACTTTTGATATTTCTGTTCTTGAATTAGGAGACGGAGTTTTTGAAGTATTATCTACAAATGGAGATACTCACTTAGGTGGAGATGATTTTGACCACGAAATTATTGACTGGTTAGCTGCTGACTTCTTAACTGAAGAAGGTATTGACTTACGTCTTGACCCAATGTCATTACAACGTTTAAAAGAAGCTGCTGAAAAAGCTAAAATTGAATTGTCATCTTCTACTGAAACTGAAATCAACTTACCTTACGTAACTGCTACAGCTTCAGGACCAAAACACCTTGTTAAGAAATTAACTAGAGCTCAATTTGAAAAATTAACTGATACATTAGTTAAACGTTCTATGGCACCAGTTGCTAGAGCTTTGAAAGATGCAGGTTTATCTGTTTCTGATATTGACGAAGTTATCTTAGTAGGAGGTTCTACTCGTATGCCAAGAATTGCTGACGAAGTTGAAAAATTCTTTGGTAAAAAAGCGTCTAAAGGAGTTAACCCTGATGAAGTTGTTGCAATTGGAGCAGCTATTCAAGGTGGAGTTCTTTCTGGAGATGTAAAAGATGTATTGTTACTTGACGTTACACCTTTATCTTTAGGTATCGAAACTATGGGTGGTGTTATGACAACTCTTATTGAGTCTAATACAACTATTCCAACTAAAAAATCTCAAGTTTTCTCTACAGCTGCAGATTCTCAACCAACTGTTGAACTTCACGTTCTTCAAGGAGCTAGAGCAATGGCTGTTGATAACAAAACTATCGGTCGTTTTAACTTAGACGGTATTCCACCAGCACCAAGAGGTGTTCCACAAATTGAAGTAACTTTTGATATTGATGCTAATGGTATCATCAAAGTTTCAGCAACTGATAAAGGAACTGGTAAATCTCACGATATTCGTATCGAAGCTTCTTCTGGATTAACTTCTGAAGAAATCGAAAGAATGAAACAAGATGCTGAAGCTAACGCTGGAGCTGATAAAATCGCAAGAGAAAGAGCTGAAAAATTGAACGAAGCTGATGGAATGATCTTCCAAACTGAAACTCAATTGAAAGACCTAGGAGCAAAATTATCTGATGATAATAAAGTTGCTGTTGAATATGCATTAACTGAATTGAGAATGGCTCACCAATCTCAAGACATTCCAGCTATTCAAACTGCACTTGATAACATCAATGCTGCTTGGAAAACTGCTACTGAAGCAATGTATGCTCAAGGAGAACAAGCTCAAGGTGCTGAACCACAAGCTGAAAGCCAAGGAGACAATGTTGAAGACGTTGAATTTGAAGAAGTAAAATAA
- a CDS encoding zinc-dependent metalloprotease, with protein sequence MQKKIILITTCLLLGLSQGTFAQSKKKKKKDTDAVATVDTKKADVKKVPKPYNKVIDSTAVTQRGLIDIHKMDDKYLFEIPESLLGAEIMTITRYSKTPAGGGIFGGEEINRQVIKWEKGLNNNILLRSITYVIMSPDEDKPMAQAVKNSTSDPIIGNYDVLAYKKDASGKITGYVLDLTPTFDADVQTFSLDPIKKQLLNIQSFQKDRSFISKVSSFPINTEIRSVKTFTTTPQKINTTPTPKIGVDVPSALDAGVVTLEINTSMILLPKTPMRKRTFDARVGYFANQHGVFEEESQKSETEVFAVRWRLEPKSAEDAQRQKNGELIEPLKPIVYYIDPATPEKWKKHIKQGIDDWQVAFESAGWENAIRGEYWPENDPTMSLEDARFSVLRYFAAEIKNAYGPNVNDPRSGEILESHIGWYHNIMSLLRDWYLIQTAAVDPAARNKKFDDNLMGELIRFVSSHEVGHTLGLRHNMGASSATPVEKLRDKDYQDKNGHTSSIMDYARFNYVAQPEDGVTALFPRIGDYDKWAIKWGYSYFDDAKSEKEEKAILNEMTKEAYKNRRLWFGTETSPYDPRYQTEDIGDNAMRASEYGIKNLKRILPNLLEWSKENGESYAELDNLYNALLGQFRRYMGHVTKNVGGIYDSPKTYDMTGNQFEVVPKSIQKEAVAFLNTQLFTTPKWLMDQNILSKINPESGVESIKSMQDATLSSLLAGDRVVRLIETSSTNKNNYSIDELMDDLKNGIFSELKSNTSIDIYRRNIQKLYVDKMIGLLKPGNASVRSVPVGVTYGFTTRNVNLSQTDLPSVSRGQLVILKNEMKLAATKMTDRMSKFHLLDLVSRIENALNPR encoded by the coding sequence ATGCAAAAAAAAATAATTTTAATTACCACTTGTCTCCTTTTGGGCCTAAGCCAAGGAACATTTGCACAGAGCAAAAAAAAGAAAAAAAAGGACACGGATGCCGTTGCAACAGTTGACACAAAAAAAGCTGATGTCAAAAAAGTACCAAAACCGTACAACAAAGTTATTGACTCTACAGCAGTCACTCAAAGAGGATTGATTGACATTCATAAAATGGATGACAAATACCTTTTTGAAATTCCGGAATCACTTTTGGGAGCTGAAATTATGACGATCACCCGATATTCAAAAACTCCAGCTGGAGGAGGAATATTTGGTGGAGAAGAAATCAACAGACAAGTAATAAAATGGGAGAAAGGACTTAATAACAATATCCTTCTTAGGTCAATTACTTATGTAATAATGTCCCCAGACGAAGACAAGCCAATGGCTCAAGCGGTTAAAAACTCAACTTCTGATCCTATTATCGGTAATTATGATGTACTGGCTTATAAAAAAGATGCATCAGGAAAAATCACTGGTTATGTGCTAGATTTAACACCAACATTTGATGCTGATGTTCAAACTTTTTCATTAGATCCAATTAAGAAACAATTGTTAAACATACAATCGTTTCAAAAAGACAGGTCTTTTATTTCTAAAGTAAGTAGTTTTCCAATAAACACAGAAATTAGAAGCGTAAAAACATTTACAACAACACCACAAAAAATCAACACCACACCAACACCAAAAATTGGAGTTGATGTACCATCTGCTTTGGATGCAGGAGTAGTTACATTAGAGATCAATACCTCAATGATTCTACTACCAAAAACTCCAATGCGCAAAAGAACATTTGATGCCCGTGTTGGGTATTTTGCAAATCAACACGGTGTCTTTGAAGAAGAATCACAAAAATCAGAAACCGAAGTATTTGCAGTTAGATGGCGTTTAGAGCCAAAATCAGCTGAGGATGCACAAAGACAAAAAAACGGTGAATTGATTGAACCTTTGAAACCTATTGTCTACTATATTGACCCAGCTACTCCTGAAAAATGGAAAAAGCACATCAAACAGGGTATAGACGACTGGCAAGTTGCCTTTGAAAGTGCGGGTTGGGAAAATGCCATTAGAGGAGAATACTGGCCAGAAAACGATCCTACAATGAGTTTGGAAGATGCCCGTTTTTCAGTATTAAGATATTTTGCTGCCGAAATTAAAAATGCATATGGACCAAATGTTAATGACCCTCGAAGCGGTGAAATATTAGAAAGCCACATTGGTTGGTACCATAACATTATGAGTCTTTTAAGAGATTGGTATTTGATTCAAACAGCGGCTGTAGATCCAGCTGCAAGAAATAAGAAATTTGATGACAATTTAATGGGAGAATTGATTCGTTTTGTTTCTTCTCATGAAGTAGGACACACTCTTGGTTTACGTCACAATATGGGAGCTAGTTCAGCTACGCCAGTTGAAAAACTAAGAGATAAAGATTATCAAGATAAAAACGGACATACTTCTTCTATTATGGATTACGCTCGTTTTAATTATGTAGCTCAGCCAGAGGATGGAGTAACTGCTTTATTTCCAAGAATTGGAGATTATGACAAGTGGGCTATAAAATGGGGTTACTCCTATTTTGACGATGCGAAAAGCGAAAAGGAAGAAAAAGCGATTTTGAATGAAATGACAAAGGAAGCATACAAAAACCGTCGTTTATGGTTTGGAACTGAAACTAGTCCTTATGACCCTAGATACCAAACAGAAGACATAGGTGATAATGCTATGAGAGCATCTGAATACGGAATAAAAAACCTAAAAAGAATTTTACCTAATTTGTTAGAATGGAGTAAAGAAAATGGGGAAAGTTATGCTGAACTAGATAATCTTTATAATGCACTTCTAGGACAATTTAGAAGATACATGGGACATGTAACCAAAAATGTTGGAGGGATATACGATTCTCCTAAAACATATGATATGACAGGAAATCAGTTTGAAGTTGTTCCTAAAAGCATACAAAAAGAGGCAGTAGCCTTCTTGAACACCCAATTATTTACTACCCCAAAATGGTTAATGGATCAAAATATCCTTTCGAAAATAAATCCAGAAAGCGGTGTTGAGTCTATTAAAAGTATGCAAGACGCAACTTTATCCAGTCTTTTGGCAGGAGACAGAGTGGTAAGACTTATTGAGACTTCTTCTACAAACAAAAACAACTATTCTATAGACGAATTAATGGATGATCTTAAAAATGGTATTTTTTCAGAATTGAAAAGCAACACCTCAATTGACATCTATCGTAGAAATATACAAAAACTGTATGTTGATAAAATGATTGGATTACTAAAACCTGGAAATGCAAGTGTAAGATCAGTTCCGGTGGGTGTTACTTATGGTTTCACCACTAGAAACGTAAATTTAAGTCAAACCGACTTGCCATCTGTATCTAGAGGTCAGTTAGTAATCTTGAAAAACGAAATGAAATTAGCTGCAACAAAGATGACAGATAGAATGAGTAAGTTTCATTTACTTGATTTGGTATCCAGAATTGAAAACGCTTTAAATCCTAGATAA
- the corA gene encoding magnesium/cobalt transporter CorA, giving the protein MFIMKYKKSRRLPHLNLEYTGIHTSKESEMQLFVFDDSSMDEYEDFTLSDLDKYIDTNKTNWLNLHGLNNADLIQNIGDYFKIDDFMLFDILNTSRRTKLEELSDTLFFNIKSILPTEHSDNINLEQISFLIKDGMLISFQEKRSDFFTHIRERIRKHTGIVRTKKVDYLLYILLDSIMENFYITLENEESKVEELITLSKISTDPVILVNIEKHRDNYNFLKRSIIPLRDSLFAIKSIKDDNVFNLIEAENFTFFFRLHQKSLELLEQIESDMGMLESASNFYFSSQTHKMNEIMKTLTIVSAIFIPMTFIVGVYGMNFEHMPELKYQNGYYTVIGIMVLIGIGMIFYFKRRRWF; this is encoded by the coding sequence ATGTTTATAATGAAATATAAAAAATCAAGAAGATTACCGCATTTAAATCTAGAATATACCGGGATACATACAAGCAAAGAATCGGAGATGCAATTGTTCGTTTTTGATGATTCGTCTATGGATGAATATGAGGATTTCACTTTGTCTGATTTAGACAAGTACATCGATACAAACAAAACAAATTGGCTTAATTTACACGGATTAAACAATGCAGACTTAATTCAGAATATTGGGGATTATTTTAAAATTGACGATTTTATGCTTTTTGATATTTTAAATACTTCAAGAAGAACAAAGCTAGAAGAACTCTCTGATACCTTGTTTTTTAACATAAAGTCTATATTACCCACGGAACACTCTGATAATATTAATCTCGAACAAATCAGTTTTCTAATTAAAGATGGAATGTTAATTTCTTTTCAAGAAAAACGTTCTGATTTTTTTACGCATATTCGAGAAAGAATCAGGAAGCATACCGGAATAGTGAGAACCAAAAAAGTGGACTATTTACTGTATATCCTTCTAGATTCTATTATGGAGAATTTCTATATCACCTTAGAGAATGAAGAGTCTAAGGTAGAAGAGCTTATTACACTTTCAAAAATAAGCACAGATCCAGTAATTTTAGTGAATATTGAAAAACACAGAGACAATTATAATTTCTTGAAACGTTCTATTATACCTCTTCGGGATTCTTTATTTGCCATAAAAAGTATAAAAGATGACAATGTATTCAATTTAATTGAAGCCGAAAATTTCACCTTTTTCTTCAGATTGCATCAAAAAAGTTTGGAACTATTGGAACAAATTGAATCGGATATGGGAATGCTGGAAAGTGCTTCTAATTTTTACTTCTCCTCACAAACACATAAGATGAACGAGATAATGAAAACCCTGACGATTGTTTCGGCTATTTTTATACCTATGACTTTTATTGTAGGTGTGTATGGAATGAATTTTGAACATATGCCCGAATTAAAATATCAAAATGGCTATTATACTGTCATCGGGATTATGGTTTTGATTGGAATAGGAATGATTTTCTATTTTAAAAGGAGACGTTGGTTTTGA